The DNA region ATCAGTTTGTGTTTTGCAtgctggtgctgggagctgggaagtTGTGGGACGGGTTGGGAATTGGGGTGGCTGATGTGTCAGAGCCCCAAATCGCGGTGTAATTGCAGGACATCTCCCTGAGGAATGCTAAACATCAGGGCCTAGGGCGAGGGATGGGTTTAAATTCCTGTCCTGTCATCGTGGTTACTGTTAAAGGTGCTAAAGGAAGATTTTTTGTGCAGTTCTTGGGATATTTGACCTAACACAGCCTTGTGTTTTCTTGTGGTAGTAAAAACGTTGAGTGCTTGTGTCAGttttccttgtgctgtgtcgATAGGGAAGGGAAAATCCCTGCCAAATGCCAGAGATGCTTTGAGCACTGTCCTCTCCCTGAACACCCATTTATAGAATTGTAGAAACTCAGAGTGTTTTGGCTTAAgaaggaccttaaaaatcatccacttccaacccctctgccatgcagggacacctcccactagaccaggttgcttcaagctccatccagcctggccttgagcacttccaggggtggggcATCTACAAATTCTCTGGCATTCCTTTGACTATTCACCATATGGGGTTGTTGGAGAGCAGTAAAACCGGCCAGGGATAACATTTAACACCTCTGCTCCTTGTACTGAGCTTATTTGGACAGTTCTCCAAGTTATGGAGGTTTGGAAGGAATAAAAGGCTTCTAGGAAAATGCTGGTGCCAGGTGTTTGTGCCCAGGAGCTCAGAAGTCTCTCACAATGGTCTTGGATTTCTTAGAGCTGTGCTGAAGTTGGGTTGGCATGGTCAGGTCTGAGCTCTGAGCACTTGTAACTTGTTTTCAATGTATTCAGTGACTGAGCCTCAGGTGGATGGATTTGTTGGAGTTTCAGAAATAGGAAAGCACACAGAAATAAGTGATTAGCTCAGATTAACAGCAGGAATTAGTAGCTGAGAAAGTGTTTTGAATCAGAATGTTCAAAAGTGTTATTTTCACCTTGGAACCTCCAGAACCAGTCTCCTACATCAATCAAATGTGCTGTTGTTTGAAAGCTGACCTGGCTTGTCTACACAGAGCATTTCTTTAGATTTGTCAGGGTGAAGTGAGTTATTTGAGCTGCATTCaatctgtgctgtgtgtgctccttccccagggaggaggaggatgattcctgtgccaggagctggctCAGGGCACAGCACGGCTGAAGGCCAAAGCTGTGGGGATTTTAGTGGTGGAatcctcatccctggaaatgttcaaaagGCCTGTGGATGTGGCCCttgggacatggtttagtggtgaacacagTAGTGCAGGGTGaaaagttggacttgatgatcttagggggcttttccaaccttaacaatcCTGTGATTCCGTCTTTGACTTCCTCTCAAAGATACAGCAGGgaagggctctgctccctgttttCCTGACACAGGGAAAGGCTTCACCATAATTTCAGTGCTGAGGAAAACAAGGCCTGGTGTGGTGTGGGGAGGCCACCCTTTGTgtgcagagggctggagcagggaggtggctCAGGGGAGGACACTCCTGTTCCAGTTAAGTGCAGCCAGCTTAGCTCCCAAAGCTGCTTAGCCCTCGCATTCTGCCACAGGGCAGTTTTTAAAACAGGCAAAGCCTCTTAACCCTGGAAAGGCTGGGATTTGATGGAGGTGCTGACTGGTCTGGGAGGAAATGGGTGCAGGAGTTGCTGGCACGGAGTTGGAAAAAGGTGATGACCTCTGAGTGTTGGGGGAGAGAATTCTTTCCCATGTCCTGTCTGAGCAGGGCAGTGTGAGCCTCCAGAACTGAGATGTCTTCAGGGACATCAGTTTTGAATTAAAACAGGCAGCGGTGGAGATGCATTTGGGCTGCTCTCACTGCTGGTGTGGCCTCCAGAGAGCAGCCAGAAATTCCTGATATTTCAGGGCAGCCTTCATTTAAATTTGCTTCCCCCTGCAGATTATTTGTGCACTCCCGAGGAAAATGTTTACAAGATAGACTTCACCAGGTTCAAAATCCGGGACATGGAATCTGGCACGGTCTTGTTTGAAATCACCAAGCCAGCAGCTTCAGGTGAGTGCACACACAAAATAAGGTTTCCATgaacaaatgctttcttttgCCTTTCCCCACTCCTTTAACTCCACATATTTCCCAAAAGTAGCAGAATCTgtccactgcaggagggctggagccccatcTTGCTGCAGGAATGTTTTTCAGGTGTCTCTTTGTACTAACAGggtgagcagagctggctgctgctgtgctcttccTGTTGCCATCTGTGATGGGAAGGGACAGATGGATGTTGTAaacaggagcagaggaggaggaggagatcaCTGGGTGGCTTTTTCTTGGCTGTTATTCAGCTTGTGCCCCCTGCACATAGTTTAGCTCTTAGTTTAACATCTCTCACTGAGGAGTCAGGAAAATGGTATTTCCAAAGGGGCGAAACTGCCAACAGGCAAAGGAAACAAACTGAACATTCgccttttatttttggtttgatTAATTTTTAGGTGTTACTTGTAAGCATCCAAGTTTTGCCTGTTGCCAGTGGTGATAAAAACGCAGGGCAGTTGTTCTGTTCCTGGCCAAGCACTTTTAACCCTTCCCCACCTCCCTGCAGGTGAGAAGAAGTTTTCTGTAGCTTATAGGTAGCAAACAAAACATGCTAAGGGGAAATGGCTTGTTCATAGTCACTCTGCAGTCCTGATGTGAGAAATAGAAATCTTCTGGATTTCTATTCCTCATCCTCCAGTAGATGAGGAATAGAAATCCAGAAGATAAGAAATTACTCTGACCAAAGGGCTGTCTCTCAGCATTCCACCTCTGAGTGACCAGGGGTGGACGCCTCAGGACTGAAGTGTGAGCTCAGCACCAGAGCGATTCCCTGGCTTGGGTGGCTCAAGAACCCCACCACAAGTGTTTCCCCTGAGTTTGTGGCTCTCAGGCAGCTCTGACAGAGCTCTCTTTGTGCTTTTGCAGAGCGGGAGCACAATGACAGGAAGGACGTGGACCCCAACGCCGGACGCTTCGTGCGCTATCAGTTCACGCCCGCCTTCCTCAGACTGCGGCAAGTGGGAGCCACGTGAGTAACCCCCCCTGCTCCTTGGCCTGGCACAGAAAACAGCTGaaatcttggggaaaaaaacccctcttttCCATGTTCGTCCTGCCAGGAAGGTGATTGAACAGGGGGCTTTTTCATTTATTAAGAGGCTCTCCAAATCTCTGTCGCTTTAGGTTTCAGCCTGGTGCTGAAGGGATTGATGCTAAAAGGGGCAAAATAAAGtgggaggggtctggggagATCTTAGAGCaacttccagtgcctgaagggactccaagagagctggagagggacttttggAAAGGatctggagtgacaggacaagggggaatggctcccagtgccagagggcagggatgggtgggatattgggaaggaatcaTTCCCTGTGGGTGctgaagccctggcacagggtgcccagagaagctgtggctgttccatccctggagatgcccaaggccaggctggatggagcttggagcaacctgggatagaggaaggtgtccctgcccatggcagcttTAGGATGTTTATCTAATGCTGCGGTGTGTCCCTGCAGAATGCTTTAAGTAAAAGAGGAAACGATAATTTGATTAGTGCTGTTGCTTtatatttttggcttttttttttttttttcagagctcTCTTCTGCCTTGCAGGAATATTGCAGATCTTACTGAAGCATGAAAGCTCACGTCAGTTTTACCCTTGTTTTTCAGGGTGGAATTCACAGTAGGGGACAAACCCATTAATAATTTCCGTATGATCGAGCGGCACTACTTCCGTGACCAGCTGCTGAAAAGTTTTGATTTTGAATTTGGCTTTTGCATCCCCAGCAGTAAAAATACTTGTGAGCACATCTATGAATTCCCCCAGCTCTCGGAGGATCTCAGTAAGTTCTTTATTATGAACTTTCATTTCTGGGTTGTCACACCATGATGTTCATGGTGTTTTGGGGGAGCCCTTTCTTAAATGCTGTCTCTAGAGAGTGGGTGGGGTGGAATAATTCATCCTTTTAAATCTTTGTTAacactggttttgttttctagtAGGATGTATCTCATCACACACCAGGCAGTTTCTTgggtttattattatttttttttaattcataaaaAGGAAGCTTTGGTATCAGGGAGAAAAAAGATAATTGTGTtataaaacaagcaaaaaatgagattaaaaagaCATCCAATGAATGGATAACTTAAATGCTATGATCTGTTTTAATGTTTGATGTGCTATATTGTGAGCTTGAGAGGTTTTAGTATGAACATAACTTTtatttcctctcctttctcccaAGACACAATAGCACAAGCACTAAATCTCTGTGATTTTCCTCGTTACAACCCCTAATTGTGTGTGTCAGCACTAATATTGCAGTCTGTGGAAAATACAGTGAGGCTCTGCTGTCAGGCCAGAACAAATTTACTTTGGGTTTGCTGTTTTATCAGtggttttaaaaacaaaacaaaaagaacccCAACCCAAAATGTAATGGGTTCTTATTCTGAGGTCCCCTTTGTATGGTGCCATAATATATTTGGATTATGAACAGTTTTCGTCCCTGAAATTATTCAAAGAAATTGTGGATGTGGCACAAGGGTTTAGTGAATTCATGTTGGATTTTAAGGCCTCTGAGGCCTTTTCCAACATAAAAACTCCATAATTATGCTTGAATTATTTAAAAGATATTAACAAGGAGTTGTTTTGGGCAATTCccatttgggttttggtttttgattTTGGGGGATGCTGAACAATGCTTGAGCCCAGCATTGGGGAGTGTCCCTCTGGTCTCCTTGAGCCAGGTTTAAAACTTTTGGAGATCAAATTTCATACCCAAGATAACTCAGCTACCCTTAGAaagcataaaatcagcagggtGGCTTCTGTGGTGGTGTTGGAAACAAAAGaggtttaataaaaggcaaaataacataactctttacagagaaaaacccaGCCAGGTGCAGGAGGTCCTTTACCCCTGGTAAAACACCTGACAAAAAACACgagtttctttgttctcttctttttctagtaaattgctCAGGTGGGACTTTTAGGCTCCTGTCCAAGTTTGAGGTGAAGTTCCCCAGGTCCTATGAGGTGTCTTTTCACCTGattgaggagagaaacttctgggctcttttcctttttgaggAGACAAAGGATAGTTTTGTCACTCCGTTAACAGGGAGCACATTCCTATATGTCCCTGTTAATTGGGCTTTTTGGTTAAATTGGGTTAATTTGGTTTAATTTTGGGTTTAATTGGGTTAATTGGGTTCTTTCCCCCCCTCACAGTTCGAGAGATGATCCTGCACCCCTACGAGACACAGTCGGACAGTTTCTACTTTGTAGACAACAAGCTGGTGATGCACAACAAGGCAGATTATTCATACAGTGGGGGACCttgaggctgggctggatggcttcctcttcttcctccccttccctctggaagTCGTCAGGGATCCCaacacctccagctcctgcagtgtcacctggACAAGGATCCACCCACCAAGGACTCTTTGCCACAGTAGGAGTTTCATGACATCTCTCTTGTGCTCTGAAGCAGACCCGGCTCTTCAGAAGCTTTTAAACTAAAAATGATCTTTGGATACCACTTCCCTAAGTTCTTTTAAGTGTCTGCTTTGAAaatggccttgtgggacctgaGGGGTTTTGCCCtaattctgtgaatttatgTTCTTGCCCTCGAGTATCTTTTAGGATTGCTTTCCCAAATAATGTAATCAGAGAAAACCATGGGAGTGGATGGATGCAAAGGCAGAGGTTTGGGTGGTTGTTTCTCTTTGTGGATGCTTCAAAGGCCAATTTAACTTGTCCAGCCTGTTGAAAATATCGAGCAAAACATCTCACAAAGGCAAGTTTCATCTTTAGACCGGCTCTCTCCATGAGTGTTTCATCCTTTAGTTTCAATCCTTCTGGGTAATGTTCTGTTTAACCTTGGCAACACCTAAACCTGCAATGAAGAGCAATAGTTCAGTGACAGAGCCGTGTTAATTGGGTGTTTTTACATTTACATTCCTTTTACATTTCAGATGAAGGTACAATGGCATTGTGGGTCTATGAACCTCCCTAAGTACATTCCATtgatttcaggttttttttcagaaaaatcagTAAAAACAGGAGGATTTTAGCTTTATTTAACATTCTTGCTTTATTTAACATTCAGCCTTTTCATGCCACACATTTCCCATGTCTATTTTTTCATCTCTGCTCGATACCAATATAAGGACTTCAGCACTGCTTGTTAGAGCAACATTTTCATTGTCTAGGGCAGCTGGGTGGTGTGGAATTTCCAATTTTCTATGTGTATCTGCATTTAGAGGAGGTTAAGACAGCATTTCCCCATTGTTAAAAATGTTTCTCGTCAGATAATAATACAGGTGAAGCTAAATCTAATAATCTGCAACTTTAACAAAGAGCAAAACATTTAGCAAGagttctctcttctcttctggaAGAAGTTTAACACCAATTTAGCCCAAGAAACAGCAACACCAAGAATAAACTAGTGTGGGGTGACCTGTTGTCATGAAACCCTTACTCTGAAGGTCAGTTCACTGAtactcaaaaaaataaaaaaagaaaaaaaccaacaaaaaataaaagacagtTGCAGTCTGTAGATATTTCTATAAATACTTGATGTCTCCATGTCTAATTCTGTGAGTTGAAGTGGAACATTTTATGTTAGCCTCAGATAGGTGTAATAATTgtaataatttttataaaaataccGTTTCCAGTCGTGATGAGCATCTCTGTAGTCGCAGCCTGTGTCAGACAGGACAAACAATTCCAAGTGTAGCCTCAGGCCAGGGAGGTTTTTGTGCTCTTGTTGGGGTTGTGGTCACTTTTCAGTGTGTCACCatttgtgtttggcttggctTTTTTGACTGCTGAGAGAGGaggcagtttaaaaaaaaaaaaaagcagtgattTTAGGTTACAGCACAGTTTTTATTAAGCTTGGTAGCTACAAAAGTGTGTTAAGTTCACTGATTTTACACAAGGAGTAGCTTGTAGTAATTCTTATCACAGTGAGACTTGTATTTATCACTGTTTTTTGTCTCTAGTGTATTAAATCATACAAGTAGCCTGCAGCTGACTGATCAGTTTGAGAGATACAAAAGATTTCCTCattattttttaggattttttcattatttgtgCAGTACTTTGAGCTACTGACCATTAATTTTATAGCACAGTAATTACTAAAGATGGAAATAGGttcaaaaatgttttcattcctcccccaatttatttttttttatcaggGCTGTTAAATCATATATCCAATGACATTTTGCAAGTTTTAAGTATTTCTGAGCTTTGTTTCAatttgcaggagaaaaaaatgctaaTTTAAAGACAAAATAGAATGAATATTTATAATTACCACCCTGtacagggttttttgggggggttatTTTTCACCTGCTGTTCATAATAGTCACTTCAGTGACTATAATTTAAAAGACTTTTAGGAATGGAATTTGCCCAGAATTGCCATCATCTGTTTAATATGTTGGGATGAGATCAGTTGTACTTTGGGTCATTTGATGGAGTTTCCTCTGAAATAGTTATGTTCTGCTCCTTTTTTATGCCATCTCCTTTTAagacttattaaaaaaatagtaattCCATAAAATATTACTGCAATCAAGGGAAATTTGAGTGGTAGATATGCCCCTTATAAAAGAACCAAGAGAAAGTCACTGTGCTCCAAGGAGTGCCGAGTGTGGATGGAATTTCTGACATTTTTCTAGTGTAGTTTTGAGGTTAAGCACAAGAGGATGAATTAtcagctgctcctctctgaAATCTTTTATAATTCAGATTATATATGTAATAATTCCAGTCTCACAGAAAATTTACTGTGAATCATATGGGAGATATTACACTGAGTGAGACTGTCACTTAAATATTAGGAATATTTTAAGCCAGAGATAAAGATTGGAcattttcaataaaataaatttcaacCAATTTTAGATTTAACATTTCAGTTAGGACAATTTTACTCTTGTTAAAAATCCCCAGAGTTTGTCACAAGCAACAAATTCTGATTCCTAAAGCAAGGCAGACAACAGAGCTTTCTGTGGGAAGTGCAATGAAGATGCTTTTCTGTGTCCCACTGAAGCAGTTATCACTGTTATCTCTCTGTTTCACTTGGGAATTATTTGTTAGCATTTTCTCAAGGCCATCCACATCCACAATCTTTGCAAACACGTGGGAATCACTGTCCAGGAGAGAGATTCTGTTTCTTTCCCACCTGCCCATGCAGCAGCATCACGTGTGGTGTTGACATGAGGCACCTAAACAGCACTAAAAGAATGTTTATTCAAAAATTTTGGCTGTAGAGTTGCTGTTTTCATGCCACTTCTCTCCTTGTTTTGCTTAAAAACCACCTTCAAAATTTAGTGTAAAGACCAAGCTTTGTGCAGCACCCAATAATTTCAGCTTCCTTCTGAGAGGGAGCTGAGTTTGCAGCTCAGTTGTTTGCAGataattttttcccttaaattgGCAGCTGGTTCTTATTGTAAACCAGTTGAGAATTAAGTCTTAGCAGCATTGTTCACAGAAGAATTTGTTAATCTTCTTGACTAgctattattttgtattttaacttTCATCATTATTGGGTTTACTTTGGAAGTTCATTACGAAATCCCCAAATATTGgctctgggaaaaaaggaattgTTGTATTTTCTTCCTTGATCTCATTTTAAATATGACTTTAATTAGCACTGCAGCTTTGTTTTAACAAGCCAGCCTGGCAATTTGGGATCTGAATTTCtgaaagtgaaagaaaacatCCAAGAGCTAACCAAGATTATCTGCTAATAATGCCCTATGTTTCCTGTCATAAAACAGGATTAAGTGTGTGCTTTACACAGTGACTTAATCTTGGAAAAAGAAACTGAGTCTGTCTGAGTGCTAATAGTGACATAATTTTTCTGAGAGACAGGGAAATTACAGCTCAACACATTCTTTCAGGGAAATTATAATTTGACATATTTTCTTCACTTTGTCAGTCTTGGATTCCTTTCACAGTCAGGGTTTTTAAGGAAAGCAGCAATACATTGGTGGTGAGCTGCATGCTCTAATAACTCACActtc from Zonotrichia albicollis isolate bZonAlb1 chromosome 22, bZonAlb1.hap1, whole genome shotgun sequence includes:
- the UNC119 gene encoding protein unc-119 homolog A; this translates as MAGGSQEGDTPFSCSSQDLPRAPGSSVEEPLSFLAPFLRLPAAPGGAGGRGRAGGGDGDAPPGAAARSGAGAAHTGGGGGGGAMKVKKSGGAGGAAAARTEEELGRKALIGPDDVLGLQRVTSDYLCTPEENVYKIDFTRFKIRDMESGTVLFEITKPAASEREHNDRKDVDPNAGRFVRYQFTPAFLRLRQVGATVEFTVGDKPINNFRMIERHYFRDQLLKSFDFEFGFCIPSSKNTCEHIYEFPQLSEDLIREMILHPYETQSDSFYFVDNKLVMHNKADYSYSGGP